In one Spirosoma rigui genomic region, the following are encoded:
- a CDS encoding DUF6624 domain-containing protein → MKYFLRSLAAIGIVMLATIVAEAQLNLPLKKQLDSIYRTDQLYRDYLSSIENGTVMDSLSTAFRVTKEDLPALLWTKQNEIDRNNLSLVERLFSKYGYPGKTLVGTPTNEAAWFVIQHSPAIETYYPRIRQAGRQNEIPWYLVAMMQDRLLSQQGKPQLYGTQVLCYPPKEKPDHAECFVWLVKKPMGVNKRRRKAGFPNSVEENATQLGVHYKVLTRRQVKKLYETPQE, encoded by the coding sequence ATGAAGTATTTTCTCCGAAGTCTTGCTGCTATTGGGATAGTTATGTTGGCCACCATAGTGGCGGAGGCCCAGCTGAATTTACCACTCAAGAAGCAGTTAGACAGCATATATAGAACGGATCAACTGTACAGAGATTACCTGTCTTCTATAGAGAATGGTACAGTAATGGACAGTCTGAGTACTGCATTTAGGGTGACAAAGGAGGATCTTCCCGCCCTGTTGTGGACAAAACAAAATGAAATTGATCGGAACAATTTGAGCCTGGTAGAAAGGTTGTTTAGTAAGTACGGCTACCCGGGCAAAACGTTGGTAGGGACACCAACGAATGAAGCCGCCTGGTTCGTTATTCAGCATTCGCCAGCTATTGAAACGTATTATCCACGTATCAGACAGGCCGGTAGGCAAAATGAAATACCCTGGTATCTGGTGGCAATGATGCAGGATCGTTTGTTAAGCCAGCAGGGCAAACCCCAGCTTTATGGTACGCAGGTACTTTGTTATCCACCCAAAGAAAAACCGGACCATGCTGAGTGCTTTGTGTGGCTAGTTAAAAAACCGATGGGCGTAAACAAACGCCGTAGAAAGGCGGGTTTTCCGAATTCTGTCGAAGAGAATGCAACGCAGTTGGGAGTACACTACAAGGTACTTACTAGGCGACAGGTTAAGAAGCTATACGAGACTCCCCAGGAATAA
- a CDS encoding c-type cytochrome, which yields MMHRIGYVAFILLLISIISCQSDEEIKRQRYITEGILLYKNNCANCHQADGKGLAALYPPLAGSDYLANKDSVICLIKYGLQGPIVVNGKKYNRPMPAQLQLSALEVAEITTYIYNEWSDETTVTDVKTVTPILEKCKE from the coding sequence ATGATGCATCGTATTGGCTACGTAGCCTTTATTCTCCTGCTGATCAGTATCATTTCCTGCCAGAGCGACGAAGAGATTAAGCGGCAGCGCTACATCACGGAGGGTATTCTGCTGTACAAAAACAATTGTGCCAACTGCCACCAGGCTGACGGTAAAGGACTGGCGGCACTTTATCCGCCCCTCGCCGGATCGGATTACCTCGCCAATAAGGATAGTGTGATCTGTCTCATTAAATACGGACTTCAGGGTCCTATTGTCGTCAACGGCAAGAAATATAACCGGCCTATGCCCGCTCAACTCCAGCTAAGTGCGCTGGAAGTCGCGGAAATAACGACGTATATCTACAACGAGTGGAGCGACGAAACAACCGTCACCGACGTTAAGACTGTCACCCCGATACTGGAAAAATGTAAGGAGTAG
- a CDS encoding SDR family oxidoreductase codes for MDLANSTILITGGTSGIGLSLVKQLSQLGATLIVTGRNPDALHQAKQQFPLIHIVQSDVSNPADVTQLYQTVTHRFPALNMIINNAGLMRLIDLQETSHDPEDILREINTNLSGTIQMVQQFLPHLLTQKKAAIVNVSSAIAFMTYSSAPIYSASKAGVHAYTKALRLQLDDTNVSVFELIPPGVNTNLQRSWAIQPDLGQMMDVDKLVRIAVKGLLNDTVEIRPGLVNMIRLASRIAPGFIERNVGHRAFKNFKQARKQ; via the coding sequence ATGGACTTAGCCAACAGCACCATCCTGATCACGGGCGGAACCAGTGGTATTGGTTTATCGCTCGTCAAACAACTCAGCCAACTAGGGGCTACCCTCATCGTTACAGGACGTAACCCAGACGCCTTACACCAGGCCAAACAGCAATTTCCCCTTATTCACATCGTGCAAAGCGATGTAAGCAATCCCGCGGACGTTACCCAGTTGTACCAGACCGTTACCCATCGGTTTCCCGCTCTAAACATGATCATTAACAATGCCGGGCTAATGCGGCTGATCGATTTGCAGGAGACGAGCCACGATCCGGAAGACATACTCCGGGAAATCAACACCAACCTGTCCGGGACGATCCAGATGGTGCAGCAATTTTTGCCGCACCTGTTAACCCAAAAAAAAGCCGCAATCGTCAATGTCTCATCAGCCATTGCGTTTATGACCTATTCATCCGCCCCCATTTACAGTGCCTCCAAAGCAGGGGTTCACGCGTACACAAAAGCACTGCGGTTACAACTTGACGACACAAACGTAAGTGTGTTCGAACTCATACCGCCGGGTGTTAACACCAATCTTCAGCGTAGCTGGGCAATTCAGCCTGACCTAGGCCAAATGATGGATGTCGATAAACTGGTACGCATTGCCGTTAAAGGATTGCTGAACGATACGGTTGAGATAAGACCGGGTTTGGTAAATATGATCCGGTTAGCGAGCCGGATTGCGCCCGGCTTCATCGAGCGAAACGTAGGACACCGTGCGTTTAAAAATTTTAAACAGGCCCGTAAGCAATGA
- a CDS encoding viral A-type inclusion protein, with protein MFKFVYSLAASCLLGAFLWSCQSDEDAVKEAENDVFAIHDEVMPKIDDVMRLRKQLNKRITALDSAATGGSAAGTVRTDEEKEQARLLSRNLSNADSLMMYWMSHYNGDTLAKLPTEDAMRYLADQKDQITDVKKKLTTSIEQARQFLGTK; from the coding sequence ATGTTCAAGTTTGTTTATTCCCTTGCTGCTTCTTGTCTTTTAGGTGCGTTTTTGTGGTCGTGCCAGTCCGACGAAGATGCCGTTAAGGAAGCAGAGAATGACGTCTTTGCCATTCACGACGAAGTAATGCCTAAGATTGACGATGTTATGCGGCTTCGCAAGCAACTCAACAAGCGCATCACGGCCCTGGACAGTGCAGCTACGGGCGGCTCGGCCGCGGGTACCGTCCGGACGGACGAAGAAAAAGAACAGGCTCGTCTGCTGAGCAGAAATTTGTCGAACGCCGATAGCCTGATGATGTACTGGATGTCGCACTACAACGGCGACACGCTTGCCAAGCTTCCCACGGAAGATGCCATGCGGTATCTAGCCGACCAAAAAGACCAAATCACCGATGTTAAAAAGAAACTTACAACCAGTATTGAACAGGCTCGCCAGTTCCTGGGTACGAAATAA
- a CDS encoding DUF5694 domain-containing protein — protein sequence MCKYVSAVLLLFFSLHSIAQQPASPKIKVLLLGSIHFTPSTQDVYQNKQINLTDRQAQAQLEQVLTQLSQFAPNQICVEVPTQKQRKIDSVYQQYLKGQYKLGTDETEQIAYPLAKRLHLPTVTCVNYRGSFDLDAVNNYARDNNQTDQLAALDRFAASTAAGVVAAQQEKSIADLFRFINSKEELTKNAAIYTAYATRIGQGAAYPGTDLVANWYSTNLHIYTNILRAIRPTDKSIMVLFGYGHITILKHLFETNPLFEVVEVADIIRE from the coding sequence ATGTGCAAGTACGTATCGGCAGTTCTTTTGTTGTTCTTTTCGCTTCATTCCATTGCTCAGCAACCAGCCTCCCCTAAAATTAAGGTGCTGCTGTTAGGAAGTATTCACTTTACTCCCTCCACTCAGGATGTCTATCAAAATAAGCAGATTAACCTCACCGATAGGCAAGCACAAGCGCAACTCGAGCAGGTGCTAACGCAATTAAGTCAGTTTGCCCCTAACCAAATCTGCGTCGAAGTGCCCACCCAAAAACAACGCAAAATTGACAGTGTCTACCAGCAGTACCTGAAGGGGCAATACAAACTGGGCACGGATGAAACCGAACAGATTGCCTACCCCTTGGCCAAACGTCTCCACTTACCCACCGTAACCTGTGTCAACTACCGAGGTTCATTCGATTTGGATGCGGTTAACAACTATGCCAGGGACAACAACCAGACCGACCAGCTTGCGGCTTTGGATCGGTTCGCAGCCAGCACAGCGGCTGGCGTGGTAGCTGCTCAGCAGGAAAAGTCGATCGCTGACTTATTTCGATTTATCAACTCCAAAGAAGAGTTGACCAAAAATGCTGCGATCTACACGGCCTACGCCACGCGGATTGGACAGGGAGCGGCCTATCCCGGTACGGACCTAGTAGCAAACTGGTACAGTACCAATCTGCATATCTACACCAACATCTTGCGGGCCATTCGTCCCACTGACAAGTCGATCATGGTCTTGTTTGGTTATGGGCACATTACCATTTTAAAACACCTTTTCGAAACAAACCCACTATTTGAGGTGGTTGAGGTAGCTGATATAATCAGGGAATAA
- the lptC gene encoding LPS export ABC transporter periplasmic protein LptC, producing the protein MGCEEPKQGKQVSAYTGPIEEINDVRLLYSEQALLKVKLTTPRQLRYANDDRKYPKPVSIIFYGPAGEEVTTLRSDSGRYNKAKDLYTVMGNVVVVNKQKQEKLLTPELNWNPVTKKVFTDKRVVVLSQMTGEKLYGLGLDANQDFSQYSIRKPTGVFNVEAGQGF; encoded by the coding sequence ATGGGCTGCGAAGAACCTAAACAGGGTAAGCAGGTATCGGCCTACACCGGCCCCATCGAAGAGATCAACGATGTCCGGTTGCTGTACAGCGAACAGGCGCTCCTTAAAGTGAAACTTACCACGCCCCGGCAACTCCGGTATGCGAATGACGACCGGAAATACCCAAAACCCGTTTCGATCATTTTCTACGGGCCTGCCGGCGAGGAAGTTACTACGTTGCGGTCAGATTCGGGCCGCTATAACAAAGCCAAAGACCTTTATACGGTCATGGGTAATGTCGTGGTGGTTAACAAGCAAAAACAGGAGAAACTGCTGACGCCCGAACTGAACTGGAATCCCGTCACCAAAAAGGTGTTTACCGACAAACGAGTGGTTGTTCTAAGCCAGATGACGGGCGAAAAGCTGTACGGGCTTGGTCTGGATGCCAACCAGGACTTTTCCCAGTACTCGATTCGAAAACCCACCGGCGTCTTCAATGTCGAAGCCGGGCAGGGATTCTAG
- a CDS encoding SH3 domain-containing protein, with protein MKKFRVTADALNLRSEPSLQGIVIDILEKGTVVDWLNTSGDGYWLKIMTPKQVIGWAASKYLIEAIAQLDGSSNFPWMSIARAELGVREVLGNGDNPPDRTVPAINYIGGSIQCTG; from the coding sequence ATGAAAAAATTTCGCGTTACTGCTGATGCCCTAAACCTTCGGAGTGAACCCAGCTTGCAGGGTATTGTCATCGATATACTGGAAAAGGGCACCGTTGTTGATTGGCTTAACACGTCGGGAGACGGTTACTGGCTGAAGATAATGACGCCTAAGCAGGTTATAGGCTGGGCTGCCAGTAAATACCTGATTGAAGCGATTGCCCAGCTGGACGGATCGTCAAATTTCCCCTGGATGTCAATTGCCAGAGCAGAGCTGGGAGTCCGGGAAGTGCTGGGCAACGGAGATAACCCCCCGGATCGTACAGTACCTGCGATCAACTACATTGGGGGCTCCATTCAGTGCACAGGATGA
- a CDS encoding NADPH-dependent F420 reductase — MKIGIIGAGFIGSALATRLTSLGHSVAIANSRGPETLGEVAQKTGATPVTAHEAAHYGEIVVVTIPLKNIPDLPKDLFDGVPSEVPVIDTSNYYPLLRDGRIAELEHGELTESEWVQQHLGRPVVKVFNNILADHLETLGKPAGTPDRIGLPVAGDEPAAKQKVMALVDELGFDAVDDGSLHESWRQQPGTPCYAADMSAQALEEQLKSMGTERTEQQHAQFLANHAAQEKQMEAQGIKLK; from the coding sequence ATGAAAATAGGAATCATCGGAGCCGGCTTCATTGGCAGTGCGCTAGCCACTCGGCTCACCAGCCTTGGCCATTCAGTGGCTATTGCCAACTCGCGTGGCCCTGAAACCCTGGGGGAAGTGGCCCAAAAAACCGGTGCTACGCCCGTTACGGCCCACGAAGCGGCTCACTACGGCGAAATCGTTGTGGTAACCATTCCGCTTAAGAATATTCCCGATCTGCCCAAAGACCTATTCGATGGCGTACCCTCCGAGGTACCAGTCATTGATACCAGCAACTACTATCCCCTGTTGCGGGATGGACGCATTGCCGAACTTGAACACGGTGAATTGACCGAAAGCGAATGGGTACAGCAGCACCTGGGTAGGCCCGTAGTAAAGGTGTTCAACAACATCCTGGCCGACCACCTGGAAACGTTAGGCAAACCCGCGGGCACACCTGATCGTATCGGTTTGCCCGTGGCTGGCGATGAACCCGCTGCCAAGCAAAAAGTAATGGCTCTAGTGGATGAACTTGGCTTTGATGCGGTAGATGATGGCAGCTTGCATGAATCGTGGCGGCAGCAGCCCGGCACACCGTGCTACGCAGCCGATATGTCGGCCCAGGCCCTAGAGGAGCAGTTGAAAAGCATGGGTACCGAGCGTACCGAGCAGCAACACGCGCAGTTTTTGGCCAATCACGCTGCCCAGGAAAAGCAAATGGAAGCGCAGGGCATCAAGTTAAAGTAG
- a CDS encoding TIGR02594 family protein, protein MGAPFSAQDETAWCSAFVNWCMEQAGYAGTDSAWARSWLNWGRQIDTPVAGCITVFKREGGGHVAFFISKTSTRINVLGGNQSNCVCELGYKTDRLLGYRVPQ, encoded by the coding sequence TTGGGGGCTCCATTCAGTGCACAGGATGAAACGGCGTGGTGCTCCGCTTTCGTTAATTGGTGTATGGAGCAGGCTGGTTACGCCGGAACCGATTCGGCGTGGGCCCGATCGTGGCTAAACTGGGGCCGCCAGATTGATACACCGGTAGCGGGTTGTATTACCGTTTTCAAGCGGGAAGGCGGGGGGCATGTTGCTTTTTTTATCTCAAAGACAAGCACCAGGATCAACGTGCTGGGCGGCAATCAGAGCAATTGCGTTTGTGAGTTGGGTTACAAAACAGATCGACTCCTGGGTTATCGAGTTCCTCAATAA
- a CDS encoding helix-turn-helix domain-containing protein: MATSNLFRINSISQIHRLMGLPKPQHPLIGIIDLKNLKADPAINAVVFDLYVVSLKRGCDKLIYGQQPYDFDEGLMAFMSPGQILRGEENGVPSQLDGWMLFIHPDFLWHTALSRKMKQYDFFGYSAHEALFLSDKEETIINGIIDTIRGEYQANMDKFSQDVIVAHLEVLFTYAQRFYERQFITRKITNSKLLERVDDMLTAYFRGDDLLAKGLPTVQQIAQTLHVSTKYLSSLLKQLTGQTTQQLIHEKLIERAKERLSTTELSVSEIAYELGFEHPQSFSKLFKARTAQSPLAFRASFN, translated from the coding sequence ATGGCAACGTCGAACCTGTTCCGAATTAACTCCATCTCGCAAATACACCGGCTTATGGGCCTCCCTAAGCCCCAGCATCCCCTTATTGGCATCATCGATCTGAAAAACCTCAAAGCCGACCCGGCTATCAATGCCGTTGTTTTTGATTTGTATGTTGTCTCGCTGAAACGCGGTTGCGACAAACTTATCTATGGTCAGCAACCCTATGATTTTGATGAAGGCTTGATGGCGTTTATGTCCCCCGGCCAGATTCTACGAGGTGAAGAAAACGGAGTGCCATCTCAGCTTGACGGTTGGATGCTGTTCATTCATCCCGACTTTTTGTGGCATACAGCCCTATCCAGAAAAATGAAGCAGTACGATTTTTTTGGGTATTCTGCTCACGAGGCTTTGTTTCTGTCGGACAAAGAAGAAACCATCATTAACGGGATTATTGACACCATCCGAGGGGAGTACCAGGCCAATATGGACAAGTTTAGCCAGGATGTTATTGTTGCTCACCTGGAGGTGCTGTTCACCTATGCCCAACGGTTTTACGAACGCCAGTTTATCACCCGTAAAATTACCAATAGTAAGTTGTTGGAACGGGTAGACGACATGCTGACAGCGTACTTCAGGGGTGATGATCTACTTGCGAAAGGTCTGCCTACCGTTCAGCAAATTGCCCAAACGCTGCATGTTTCGACAAAATACCTGAGTAGTTTGTTGAAGCAGCTAACGGGCCAAACCACGCAGCAACTCATCCACGAAAAGCTCATTGAACGAGCTAAGGAACGATTATCAACGACGGAATTGTCAGTTAGCGAAATCGCGTATGAATTAGGTTTTGAGCATCCGCAGTCGTTCAGCAAGCTATTTAAAGCCAGGACAGCTCAGAGCCCGCTGGCGTTTAGAGCTTCGTTTAATTGA
- the recN gene encoding DNA repair protein RecN — MLSHLLIKNYALIDELELVPDRELNIVTGETGAGKSIMLGAIGLLLGNRADTKVLYNPEQKCVIEGTFSISGFAIERILEEEELDYSDTCIVRREISVSGKSRAFVNDTPVNLETLRRVSSQMMDIHSQHDSVMLGSNEYQLEIVDTYAQDEALLRQYRSDYQAYRSKKTVYDQLQSEASAMRKEFDYNNFLYEELAKAQLQPDEQETLEQELNILENAEDIKERLQVAYEYLDNAEQSVIDFLKGTVSNLAYISKLSDQYEQLQQRAQSSLIELRDLADEISTEQDRVEVDDNRAEAIRERLNLIYQLQTKHQVSDVAGLIALRNELSQKVSKVLNLDDELDEAKRQTDIARAQLQSSAETLSAARRVVLAPIESEIGGLLHELGMPNASLRIQAETGKPTPAGVDTITFLFSANKGVKPQQLKNVASGGEFSRLMMAIKYILANKRSLPTIIFDEIDTGVSGEIAIKMGNMMRDMAHSHQIIAITHLHQIAAQGTAHYFVYKDHSAAKTVSRIKKLTFDERVNEISQMIGGKSPSPSAVKNAREILKQRSVATVK; from the coding sequence ATGCTATCGCATTTACTCATAAAAAATTACGCGCTCATTGACGAACTTGAGCTGGTGCCCGACCGTGAGCTGAATATCGTTACGGGCGAAACCGGCGCGGGAAAGTCGATCATGCTGGGCGCTATTGGTCTGCTGCTGGGCAACCGGGCCGACACGAAAGTGCTGTACAACCCCGAGCAGAAATGCGTCATCGAGGGTACATTCAGTATTTCGGGCTTTGCTATCGAGCGCATTCTCGAAGAAGAAGAACTAGACTATTCCGATACGTGCATCGTCCGGCGCGAGATCAGCGTCAGCGGTAAGTCGCGCGCATTCGTCAATGACACGCCCGTTAACCTGGAAACGCTGCGCCGGGTATCGAGTCAGATGATGGACATTCACTCTCAGCATGACTCCGTTATGCTCGGCTCCAACGAATACCAGCTGGAGATCGTTGACACCTACGCTCAGGATGAGGCTTTGCTACGCCAGTATCGTAGCGATTATCAGGCATACCGGAGCAAAAAAACGGTATATGACCAGCTTCAGTCCGAAGCTTCGGCCATGCGGAAGGAATTTGACTACAACAATTTCCTGTACGAAGAGCTAGCCAAGGCGCAGTTGCAGCCCGACGAACAGGAAACGCTCGAACAGGAACTGAACATTCTTGAAAACGCCGAGGATATTAAGGAACGGTTACAGGTTGCATACGAATACCTGGACAATGCCGAGCAGTCGGTCATTGATTTCCTGAAAGGTACCGTCAGTAACCTTGCCTACATCAGTAAGCTCTCCGATCAGTATGAGCAGTTGCAGCAACGGGCTCAAAGCAGCCTGATCGAATTGCGCGACCTGGCCGACGAAATCAGCACTGAACAGGACCGCGTTGAGGTCGATGATAACCGGGCCGAAGCCATTCGGGAGCGGCTCAACCTCATTTATCAGCTTCAGACCAAGCACCAGGTCAGCGACGTAGCGGGCCTGATCGCGTTGCGTAACGAACTCAGCCAGAAAGTGAGTAAGGTACTGAACCTGGACGATGAACTCGACGAAGCCAAGCGGCAGACCGACATTGCCCGTGCCCAGCTGCAATCGAGTGCCGAAACGCTTTCGGCCGCCCGCCGGGTCGTACTGGCGCCCATTGAAAGTGAAATTGGCGGCCTGCTGCACGAACTGGGAATGCCCAATGCATCCCTGCGCATTCAGGCTGAAACGGGCAAACCGACACCAGCGGGAGTCGACACAATTACGTTTTTATTTAGCGCCAACAAAGGAGTGAAGCCCCAGCAGTTGAAGAACGTAGCGTCGGGTGGCGAATTCTCCCGGCTGATGATGGCCATTAAATACATCCTGGCTAACAAACGATCGCTGCCCACCATCATCTTCGACGAAATTGATACGGGCGTTTCGGGGGAGATTGCCATCAAGATGGGAAATATGATGCGGGATATGGCGCACAGCCACCAGATCATTGCCATAACGCACCTCCACCAGATTGCGGCCCAGGGTACGGCTCATTACTTCGTTTACAAGGACCATTCGGCGGCTAAAACCGTTAGCCGGATCAAGAAGCTGACCTTCGACGAGCGGGTGAATGAAATTTCTCAAATGATTGGCGGTAAGTCACCATCGCCGAGTGCGGTGAAAAACGCCCGCGAAATTCTTAAACAGCGGTCGGTGGCTACGGTAAAATAA
- a CDS encoding SCO family protein, translating into MNRLASSWVRNKRYVQLAGLLLVLSSCGSSSDKLPILGQREAVTKVVDGKPVTDSTYQAIPDFAFVSQYGDTVTAKTLDNKIYVADFFFTTCPTICPKMKVQLKRVYERFKGNPDVMMLSHTIDPAHDSVPVLKEFSENLGVTGKQWLFVTGDREKIYDIGQNSYMVTAQADSTAPGGVVHSGAFILVDKAKHVRGIYDGTTEAGVNKLMADIDRLLAEYKS; encoded by the coding sequence TTGAACAGGCTCGCCAGTTCCTGGGTACGAAATAAGCGGTATGTACAGCTCGCCGGTCTGCTGCTGGTACTCAGCAGCTGCGGTTCATCGAGCGATAAACTACCCATCCTGGGACAGCGTGAAGCGGTCACGAAAGTGGTTGATGGCAAGCCGGTAACCGACTCGACGTACCAGGCCATTCCGGATTTTGCCTTTGTGAGCCAGTACGGCGATACGGTTACGGCGAAGACCCTTGACAACAAAATCTACGTAGCGGACTTCTTCTTCACAACTTGCCCGACGATCTGTCCCAAGATGAAAGTGCAGTTAAAGCGGGTATACGAACGGTTCAAAGGCAATCCCGACGTAATGATGCTTTCGCACACGATTGATCCGGCCCATGACTCGGTACCAGTGCTCAAGGAGTTTTCGGAAAACCTGGGGGTTACCGGCAAACAATGGCTGTTCGTCACCGGCGACCGGGAAAAGATCTATGACATCGGCCAGAACAGTTACATGGTGACAGCCCAGGCTGACTCTACCGCGCCAGGGGGAGTCGTGCACAGTGGCGCATTCATTCTGGTAGATAAAGCCAAACATGTCCGGGGTATTTACGATGGCACCACCGAGGCTGGCGTTAACAAGCTCATGGCAGACATAGACCGGTTGCTGGCCGAGTACAAATCATGA
- a CDS encoding type III pantothenate kinase, with the protein MTTPHPPTAANLVIDWGNTTVKTGWFNGSTLLDVRRYDSPDPLLAQLSDQSPMPVIVSSTSRSAAGIKARLAALGNDVWVLDGMTPVPIGNAYDTPHTLGADRVAGAVGAAALFPGVPSLILDLGTCLTADFVDRDGVFRGGLISPGLAMRFRAMHEQTARLPLVGFDKDDPALNGAGQNWPALTATNTRQAMQSGVVNGLMLEMNGIIDTYRREQPGTVVLLCGGDASSFESRLKGPIFAVPELVLIGLNRILRYNVENLQADTPDVDA; encoded by the coding sequence ATGACAACACCACACCCGCCAACGGCCGCGAATCTGGTTATCGACTGGGGGAACACGACGGTGAAAACCGGCTGGTTCAACGGATCAACACTGCTGGATGTCCGGCGCTATGACTCGCCCGATCCGTTGCTGGCCCAACTGTCAGACCAGTCGCCGATGCCGGTGATCGTTTCATCAACGAGCCGATCGGCCGCAGGGATCAAAGCCAGACTGGCCGCCCTGGGTAATGACGTGTGGGTTCTGGATGGGATGACCCCCGTACCAATTGGTAACGCCTACGATACACCCCATACGCTGGGGGCTGATCGGGTGGCGGGGGCGGTGGGCGCTGCGGCCCTGTTTCCGGGTGTGCCCAGCCTGATCCTGGATCTGGGCACCTGCCTGACCGCCGACTTTGTGGACCGGGACGGGGTGTTCCGGGGAGGGCTTATTTCGCCGGGACTGGCCATGCGTTTTCGGGCTATGCACGAACAAACAGCCCGGTTGCCGCTGGTTGGATTTGACAAGGACGATCCGGCACTTAACGGGGCCGGTCAGAACTGGCCGGCGCTGACGGCAACTAACACCCGACAGGCCATGCAGAGCGGGGTTGTGAATGGATTGATGCTTGAGATGAATGGGATTATCGACACCTACCGTCGGGAGCAGCCCGGAACCGTCGTGCTCTTGTGCGGGGGCGATGCCTCTTCCTTTGAAAGTCGTTTGAAAGGGCCGATATTTGCAGTGCCCGAATTAGTGCTGATTGGGTTGAATCGAATTTTACGCTATAATGTTGAGAATTTACAAGCGGATACGCCAGACGTTGACGCATAG
- a CDS encoding MarR family winged helix-turn-helix transcriptional regulator, with the protein MAQNIEFHFKSTADSPGYLLGQLTMLWQRRQKRVLDPLDLTQTQLVLLAALGWLSRTSDAVTQVDIANQSNADRMMVSKVLRTLEDKGFISRKEHPTDTRAKVITLTEAGAMVLQKALREAEQADVAFFSLSGTELSRFNQTMSALIDQNKDA; encoded by the coding sequence ATGGCTCAGAATATTGAGTTCCATTTTAAAAGTACCGCCGACAGCCCCGGGTATCTACTGGGCCAACTGACCATGCTCTGGCAACGCAGGCAAAAGCGGGTACTTGACCCCTTAGACTTGACCCAAACCCAGTTGGTGTTACTGGCTGCTTTGGGCTGGCTTTCCCGGACCAGTGATGCGGTAACTCAGGTTGACATTGCTAACCAGAGCAACGCGGATCGCATGATGGTGTCCAAAGTATTACGTACCCTGGAAGACAAAGGGTTCATCAGTCGAAAAGAGCACCCCACCGATACCCGAGCCAAAGTTATTACGCTGACCGAAGCGGGTGCAATGGTTTTGCAAAAAGCACTCCGGGAGGCCGAGCAGGCAGACGTCGCTTTTTTTTCGCTCTCAGGAACCGAACTTTCCCGCTTCAATCAAACAATGAGTGCTCTGATCGATCAAAACAAGGACGCATAA